CCAGCGCTATCCTTATTTAAAAGAACATGCCCCGCAGGTGCAAAAAATATTTGATGAAGGGGGTGAGATATTCATCCCTGAAATCCATGTCATTGACCCGCAGACCAAATTTGACAAATGGGTTTCCCAGCATTATTATGCCTTGAGGGATAAAAACGGCAAGGTGGAATATGTGGTTACCATAACCCAGGATATCACATCGCAGAAAAGAACGCAGTTAGCACTCCAGCAGAGTGAAGAGAAATTCCGGACGATTGTGAATAATGTCAATCTTGGGGTTTATCGCTCCACACCCAATGTCCCAGGTTATTTCATACAGGTCAATCCCGCATTTTTGAAAATGTTTGGTTATACTTCTATGCGTCAGATTACAAAAATCCCGGTGGAGCGTTTTTACAAAAATCCCCGGGAAAGAAGACAATTTTTAAATGACCTGCTCAAAAACGGCGAGGTGCGGGACCGGGAGATTGAACTGAAAAAGAAGGATGGCACCACCTTCTGGGCTTCCATTTATGCTAAGGCGCAGTTTGATGAGAATGGGATTATCCAGTGGATTGATGGGGTGATCGAAGATGTCACCGAGCGCAAGCAGCTCACTGCAACCCTCCAGGCACTTTCTTTCACCGATGAGTTGACCGGTTTGTATAATCGTCGAGGATTTCTCACCCTGGCTGAGCATCAGTTGCGCATCGCCCAGCGCACCCAAAAATCCTTGCTTTTACTCTTTATGGATATGGACAATCTCAAGGATATCAACGATGCCTTTGGCCATGCGATGGGTGACCAGGCATTGATTCATACGGCGCTGATTCTAAAAAGGACCTTCCGGGAGTCCGACCTCATCGCGCGTATCGGCGGTGATGAATTTGTAGTCTTGACCCTGGAGATAAAGAAAACCCGAGGGCAAGAGTTTTATGAACGGCTCTACAGACGCCTGGAAGCTTTTAATGAATCTGGGCATCTTCCTTTTAAGATATCCCTGAGTGCAGGCTGGTCCTATTATCATCCTCGCCGGCCGGTCACGATAACGAGTCTATTAAGAAGTGCGGACCGGATGATGTATCTCCACAAACAAAAGAAAAAAATGACACATAAAAAATAGTGACAAAGGAATTAATGGCAGATGAGCTGTTTCATAATCCGTAAAATGGTGGTCGCAGGCTTTAGCCTGCGGATAAATGTTTTTAAATCCCAGGCTTTCGCACCCTGAAGGGGACGGCTACATCTAATAATCAAGTGCATAAAAATAATTTGACAAAAAGTGGCGAGTAATCAGCGGGCGCGTATCTTGACACAATAATAAAAATTTATAAAATTAAGATATGGCCCAGCAGGCAGTCCTTGATTTCTTAAAAGAACTCGCAGTTGGTTTCAAATCCGCCAAATCCTATCCACCCGGACATCCGATAATGGAAAAAGTCGTTGCCAGCACCCTATCCCTGCTTTTAAAACTCTTCCATGATTACCCGGAATTTTCTTTTTATTTTCTTGAGAAGACAGTAATTTTTCAGGATATGCGTTTTGATGTATCCAAAAATCTTGCGGTCCTTTCGTTTATTGAAGCCCTGCGCAAAAATGAGATTGAGAGTTTGACTTTTGTGGTGGGGGTGAATAACGAAGATGTAAAAAACCTTTATGAAGTCTTGAGCAGTTCCAAATTGAAGATAAAAGAATACGGAGGTCCTGGCGAAATGCTCAAAGTCCGTGGAACCGAAAGAATAAAGATTAATGTAGTGAAATTTGGTATCCAGGGCGGCACAATAGCCCAGGTTGCGCAGGAGACACCTGTCTCCGAAGCCCCGCCGGTCAGCGAGGATATTACCAATGCGATAGAAGATTTTAAAAGACTGGTGGAAAGGGGATTGTCGGCACTGGAGATAAAGCCGAACCTGGAGCGGATTGTTGAGGCTGGGGAAAAGATAGGCGCAGAACGACAGATCCTTCACAGTGAGGCCGTAGCAAGGATTCTGGAAAACTTACCTTATCAGCATCGAGTGGAGTTATTAAAAGATATCGAATTAAAACCCTTTGTGCTGAAGATTCTCTCCAGCCTCGATGAAGAAAAACTACTTGAATTAATTGTAACCAGGCGTGAGGAAACCTCAGAGGTAAAAAAAATTCTTGGCGCAATCAGCGATAGTAAACTTGCCAAATTACTACCAATGCTAAAAGAAAAGATTCCTGATATCTACGAATATCTGGCACAGATGGGATTACTCTTGAGCGAGA
This genomic window from candidate division WOR-3 bacterium contains:
- a CDS encoding diguanylate cyclase, producing the protein MGKRQKHKERIFGEISRLKEQLKKLREEVCKYKILNKAVFEHSPVGITVRRGSGELVSYNKAWKKIWNLTYKKIITYEKMCKGWGVAQRYPYLKEHAPQVQKIFDEGGEIFIPEIHVIDPQTKFDKWVSQHYYALRDKNGKVEYVVTITQDITSQKRTQLALQQSEEKFRTIVNNVNLGVYRSTPNVPGYFIQVNPAFLKMFGYTSMRQITKIPVERFYKNPRERRQFLNDLLKNGEVRDREIELKKKDGTTFWASIYAKAQFDENGIIQWIDGVIEDVTERKQLTATLQALSFTDELTGLYNRRGFLTLAEHQLRIAQRTQKSLLLLFMDMDNLKDINDAFGHAMGDQALIHTALILKRTFRESDLIARIGGDEFVVLTLEIKKTRGQEFYERLYRRLEAFNESGHLPFKISLSAGWSYYHPRRPVTITSLLRSADRMMYLHKQKKKMTHKK